A region of Silurus meridionalis isolate SWU-2019-XX chromosome 13, ASM1480568v1, whole genome shotgun sequence DNA encodes the following proteins:
- the gldn gene encoding gliomedin, whose protein sequence is MMKMPESSLRLSWTFYWTLGIVSTLTLLNSAGFMLLLLQTRELGERMDMVESRMEEISHSSVVEFMTEMSRNQKEIQEDLHQNSRNKRSQERKEAQVLEQKFQLELEEKLAEVSGEGIGEEMSNEVKNIPEPPGSYHRTVQHDGMMMMMTYSMVPVKVLLDLCNGTKGVCLTGPPGPPGLPGVDGMPGYNGTDGIPGLAGEPGAPGKRGKKGPPGEKGDPGEPGVKGEPGSPGEKGEPSNEVIVEGPPGPAGPPGAPGLIGPPGPPGPPGPLRPTKNRSQRAHLHMGHAAEGLIHAQVSNDHMMSQGPGTRGKNFKNECIIKSVTEPENLAKMTSTFGTWLKDTAGRDDEKIWVAEHFSGRIIKEYSSIAAWQNGTFRSIDVKKFFQGCGHLVHNNSIYYHIAGTYSIAKYNLHTGALQTLAVENALYHNLSYLLHNSKTYFKMASDESGLWLVFASSLDESIVVAQLDEKTFSITTYANTSYPKSKAGNAFVACGVLYVTDSKDTRVTYAFDLLKQKPLNISVDLWTPASVLSMMSYNPKDRHLYVWDSGHVKSYRVHFLSDD, encoded by the exons ATGATGAAGATGCCAGAGTCGTCGCTCAGGTTGTCGTGGACGTTCTACTGGACGCTGGGAATCGTTAGCACCCTCACACTGTTGAACTCGGCCGGATTTATGCTGCTCCTCCTCCAGACCCGAGAGCTGGGAGAACGTATGGATATGGTGGAGTCTCGCATGGAGGAAATCTCTCACAGCTCGGTGGTGGAGTTCATGACAGAGATGAGCAGGAATCAGAAGGAGATCCAAGAAGATCTGCATCAGAACTCCAGGAATAAACGAAGTCAGGAGAGGAAGGAGGCTCAGGTTCTGGAGCAGAAATTTCAGCTGGAACTGGAGGAGAAACTGGCCGAGGTTTCAGGAGAGGGGATTGGAGAAGAAATGAGCAATGAGGTGAAGAACATTCCAGAACCGCCAGGTTCCTATCACAGGACAGTGCAGCATGatgggatgatgatgatgatgacgtaCTCCATGGTGCCG GTGAAAGTGTTATTAGACCTCTGTAATGGCACTAAAGGAGTTTGTCTCACCG GTCCTCCAGGACCACCAG GTTTACCAGGTGTGGATGGAATGCCAGGATACAACGGGACAGACGGAATTCCCGGTTTGGCAGGAGAACCTGGAGCACCGGGGAAACGAGGGAAAAAAG GTCCTCCAGGTGAAAAAGGTGATCCAGGTGAGCCAGGTGTGAAAGGTGAGCCGGGGTCACCTGGAGAAAAGGGAGAACCTTCTAATGAGGTGATTGTAGAAg GTCCTCCAGGCCCCGCAGGACCACCCGGAGCTCCAGGTCTGATTGGTCCCCCTGGGCCCCCAGGACCACCTGGACCATTGAGACCGACCAAAAACAGGAGCCAGAGAGCTCACCTGCACATGGGCCATGCAGCTGAAG gTTTGATTCATGCTCAAGTTTCAAATGATCACATGATGAGTCAAGGACCAGGGACCAGAGGAAAGAACTTCAAAaatg AGTGCATCATAAAGTCAGTAACGGAACCGGAGAACCTGGCGAAGATGACGAGTACGTTTGGAACCTGGCTGAAAGACACTGCAGGGAGAGACGATGAAAAGATCTGGGTAGCAGAACATTTCTCAG GTCGGATTATAAAGGAGTACAGCAGCATCGCCGCCTGGCAGAACGGCACCTTCAGGTCCATCGACGTCAAGAAGTTTTTTCAGGGATGTGGACATTTAGTTCACAACAACTCCATTTATTACCACATCGCTGGAACCTACAGCATCGCCAA ATATAACCTCCACACGGGGGCGCTGCAGACTCTGGCCGTAGAGAACGCTCTGTACCACAACCTGTCCTACCTGCTGCACAACTCTAAGACCTACTTTAAAATGGCGTCGGATGAAAGCGGCCTGTGGCTGGTCTTCGCCTCGAGCCTGGACGAGAGCATCGTGGTGGCCCAGCTGGACGAGAAGACGTTCTCCATAACGACGTACGCGAACACCAGCTACCCGAAGAGCAAAGCGGGGAACGCCTTCGTGGCGTGCGGCGTCCTGTACGTCACAGACTCTAAAGACACCAGAGTGACGTACGCCTTCGATCTCCTCAAACAAAAACCCCTCAACATCAGCGTGGACCTCTGGACACCAGCCAGCGTCCTGTCCATGATGTCTTACAACCCAAAAGACAGACATTTATACGTCTGGGACAGTGGACACGTCAAATCCTACAGGGTTCACTTCCTGTCTGACGACTGA